The Triticum dicoccoides isolate Atlit2015 ecotype Zavitan chromosome 6A, WEW_v2.0, whole genome shotgun sequence genome has a window encoding:
- the LOC119314700 gene encoding uncharacterized protein LOC119314700 — translation METSGRHGASGCYTPPAADRLWRQRSSPAPVVSAFLPRGGHGGQARRKIRSARLGGIGKVGHRNGEEAELGPAALPGGGMGFARALWMRIVTKVMSRRGSSVKERYAQEDYEQNFDEGDAAGEPENLPRSFSARYARRRPAGMAFSDIAHRRHLHPDCG, via the coding sequence ATGGAAACCTCGGGGCGACACGGCGCCTCCGGCTGCTACACCCCTCCCGCGGCAGACAGGCTCTGGAGGCAGCGCTCCTCTCCGGCACCTGTTGTGTCCGCCTTCTTGCCGCGCGGCGGCCACGGTGGCCAGGCGCGAAGAAAGATCAGGAGCGCGCGTCTGGGCGGGATTGGGAAGGTTGGGCACCGCAACGGCGAGGAGGCGGAGTTGGGCCCTGCTGCCTTGCCAGGCGGCGGCATGGGGTTCGCGCGAGCGCTGTGGATGCGGATCGTCACGAAGGTGATGAGCCGGAGGGGTTCCTCCGTGAAGGAGCGGTACGCGCAGGAGGATTACGAGCAAAACTTCGACGAGGGCGACGCGGCTGGGGAGCCCGAGAACCTCCCGCGGTCCTTCTCCGCGCGGTACGCCCGCCGGCGTCCTGCTGGGATGGCGTTCTCGGATATAGCTCACCGCCGGCATTTGCATCCTGATTGTGGGTAA